In the genome of Pseudobacteroides sp., the window ATGTTATTTTTTCTTTTACTGTTTTTTGGTAAATAACAGTCGGCTCTGCAGAAACGTAATTCACAGGTACGAGAAGTAAAACAGCTATTGCTGTGTAAATTGCTACAATTTCTCTTATGTAATTCATCTTGATTCCACTCCTTTTCATTCTTTCCAACCATCAATGCCGGATCTCTTAATAGCACCGAAAATATTGGATTTGATATCCCTTTTCTCCTTTGTCATTTCTTTCAGCATTGTTTTAATGTCCTGCCTCTTGGTATAGCCATCAATATGGCAGGGGCTTTTTACTATGGTAAGTCCATACTCCTTTACAAATGCCCTCACTTCCTTTTCCTCTGTGTAGATTAGTGGTCTTATCATGTAAAGATCCTTTCGGTCAAGGTATGTTACAGGCGAAAATGTGTGTAAACGTCCTTCATAAAAAGTACTTAACAATAAAGTTTCAATTGCATCATCTCTATGATGTGCAAGTGCAATTTTGTTGCATCCAAGTGCTTTTGTAATGTTGTGAAGGGCCCCTCTTCTCATGTTCGCACAAAGAGAACAGGGATTTTTCTCCTTCCTCTCTTCAAATATTATTTTGCCTATAACAGTCTCTTCCACAGTATAGTTTACCCCAATATTTCTGCATAATTCCCTCACAGGGGTCAGGTCAAAGTCACCGATTCCCATGGTAATAGTGATTGCTTCCAAGTGAAACTTTTCAGGATAAAACTCCTGAAGCTGCCTTAAGGCAACAAGCAGTGTCAAGCTGTCCTTGCCGCCCGATACACCTACCGCTATTCTATCACCTTCCCTTATCATGTTATAATCCTGTATTGCCCTTCTTACCTGCCCAAAAACCCTTTTAATATAAAACACCTCTTTAAATAGATAATTCATTTTTAAATAGTTAATTCATTGCAATAAGGCATATTCAGAAGCCTTAACCGCATTTGCTAATATAAGCTCTTTATGAAACATATATACTAATCATATAGGGGTTAGAATCCCCCTCTATATTATAAGTCATCAGGTAGTACGGTTCAATTACGGTTATATTACGGTTATATTACATTTTAATCTGCATGTAAAAATTAATATAAAATAAGTGTATCAATTTTCTGCACTAACAATAGGATTTTCATTACGAAAAAGCTAGAAATATCTCGCGTCACACAGCATTATCAAGAATAACAATCATA includes:
- a CDS encoding tRNA 2-thiocytidine biosynthesis TtcA family protein; amino-acid sequence: MIREGDRIAVGVSGGKDSLTLLVALRQLQEFYPEKFHLEAITITMGIGDFDLTPVRELCRNIGVNYTVEETVIGKIIFEERKEKNPCSLCANMRRGALHNITKALGCNKIALAHHRDDAIETLLLSTFYEGRLHTFSPVTYLDRKDLYMIRPLIYTEEKEVRAFVKEYGLTIVKSPCHIDGYTKRQDIKTMLKEMTKEKRDIKSNIFGAIKRSGIDGWKE